One genomic window of Sardina pilchardus chromosome 15, fSarPil1.1, whole genome shotgun sequence includes the following:
- the slc35a3a gene encoding solute carrier family 35 member A3a: MASTHLKYLSLGVLVFQTTSLVLTMRYSRTLQGDGPRYLASSAVVTAELLKILACIMLVFKEHSYSVRALNSMLRQEIVHKPVETLKLAIPSGIYTLQNNLLYVALSNLDAATYQVTYQLKILTTALFSVSMLGRKLGVYQWLSLLILMGGVALVQWPSESPSSPEKEQLSSGSQVVGLVAVLVACCSSGFAGVYFEKILKESKQSVWVRNIQLGMFGLVFGLFGMLAYDGDRVREHGMFQGYNGLTCVVVALQALGGLVIAAVIKYADNILKGFATSLSIILSTLISYFWLEDFVPTSVFFMGAVLVIVATFLYGYEGKPSTNPSRA; this comes from the exons ATGGCTTCCACCCACCTGAAGTACCTGTCTCTAGGTGTGCTGGTGTTTCAGACCACATCTCTGGTGCTGACCATGCGCTACTCTCGCACTCTGCAAGGAGATGGTCCACGATACCTGGCCTCCTCAGCGGTGGTGACTGCTGAATTGTTGAAAATTCTTGCATGTATCATGCTGGTCTTCAAAGAGCACA GTTACAGTGTCCGTGCTCTGAACAGCATGCTGAGGCAGGAGATTGTACACAAACCCGTGGAGACCTTGAAGCTGGCCATTCCCTCTGGAATCTACACGTTACAGAACAACCTACTGTACGTCGCTCTCTCCAACCTGGATGCAGCCACTTATCAG GTGACCTACCAGCTGAAGATCCTGACCACGGCCCTGTTCTCCGTGTCCATGCTGGGCAGGAAGCTGGGGGTTTACCAGTGGTTGTCTCTGCTCATCCTCATGGGCGGTGTGGCGCTGGTACAG TGGCCCTCTGAGTCGCCCTCATCCCCGGAGAAGGAGCAGTTGAGCTCGGGCTCTCAGGTGGTGGGGCTGGTGGCCGTGCTGGTGGCCTGCTGCTCCAGCGGCTTCGCCGGCGTCTACTTCGAGAAGATCCTCAAGGAGAGCAAGCAGAGCGTCTGGGTCAGGAACATCCAGCTCG GGATGTTTGGCCTCGTGTTCGGTCTGTTCGGCATGTTGGCGTATGATGGAGATCGGGTGAGGGAGCATGGAATGTTCCAGGGCTATAACGGTCTCACCTGTGTTGTGGTCGCTCTTCAG GCTCTTGGTGGACTGGTAATAGCTGCTGTAATCAAATATGCGGACAACATCTTGAAGGGATTTGCCACATCGCTCTCAATCATCCTCTCCACACTCATCTCCTACTTCTGGCTTGAAGACTTTGTGCCCACCAG TGTCTTCTTCATGGGAGCAGTGCTGGTCATTGTAGCCACCTTCCTCTATGGCTATGAGGGCAAGCCCTCCACAAACCCAAGTCGGGCCTGA